In Spodoptera frugiperda isolate SF20-4 chromosome 12, AGI-APGP_CSIRO_Sfru_2.0, whole genome shotgun sequence, a single window of DNA contains:
- the LOC118262983 gene encoding putative RNA polymerase II subunit B1 CTD phosphatase RPAP2 produces the protein MEVGHQKPKKRPTKIEEMSKEQIRQAILKKRECNARAQQIVESLLEQSVTEAYLLQCLPDINQAHFEDIFEERSIIQLCGYPICPKTLSKKDIPKQKYRISLKTNKVYDITARKNFCSNSCYNAAMHVKKQMLTSPLWFREYEIIPTFHLLKVDAVGSMGEEVDVTLIERVKISDKKSFTSINDFTNASLNEMAPSTDEQNNEETSTQKQLDGHDSNYQSDVIKAIASINEGIENIDLNGDDNKDTSNTSNVNANSEEIKENKPPTQAEEKVNNNTSKIEEEKPTKKIVKPKTNPLNIVGEIIEKPERKIDPILTTPVTTAIEKENKPSKKVPQKKQPLVTALTIEVEKCLGEWFTLDTLLLLFGEEKVREMVADKGDCIREYLNNYAKGIFYNSNVYDQYQALCKKLNMLELEDRKFDNQTLKRETKPLPDYTMLQEESKKMQLKVKAFFSGELEVPEPVAEEPIQSSEAVDDENTTNLPLVDKNSQNALRRRIVCQHLNKALPDILRSLGLLSLSISSDIRLLVNTFNLKANNIMFKPIQWTLIAIIFIKLLSLRDKRLEHLLEQPTAYQHMQLLLLSYKQDGGYLDRLICWLTDVDRLLDTSDTQLTIE, from the coding sequence atGGAAGTCGGCCACCAGAAACCGAAGAAGAGACCAACAAAAATTGAGGAGATGAGTAAGGAACAAATACGTCAGGCTATTCTGAAGAAACGTGAGTGCAATGCAAGAGCACAACAGATTGTCGAGAGCCTCTTAGAACAGAGTGTTACGGAAGCGTACTTGCTGCAATGCCTGCCAGACATTAACCAGGCTCATTTCGAAGATATCTTTGAAGAACGATCAATTATCCAGTTGTGTGGCTATCCAATTTGCCCAAAGACATTGTCCAAGAAAGATATACCCAAACAGAAGTACAGGATATCATTGAAAACTAACAAGGTGTATGATATCACAGCCAGGAAGAACTTTTGCAGCAACTCATGTTACAATGCTGCTATGCATGTCAAGAAACAGATGTTGACCAGCCCACTGTGGTTCAGGGAGTATGAGATTATTCCAACATTCCACCTCTTGAAGGTAGATGCAGTGGGTTCTATGGGAGAGGAAGTGGATGTAACACTAATTGAAAGAGTCAAAATCTCTGACAAGAAATCATTCACTTCAATCAATGATTTCACTAATGCAAGTCTAAATGAAATGGCTCCTTCAACTGATGAACAGAACAATGAAGAAACAAGTACACAGAAGCAGCTGGACGGCCATGACAGTAACTATCAGAGTGATGTAATCAAAGCTATTGCTTCCATAAATGAaggaattgaaaatattgaccTAAATGGTGATGACAACAAGGATACATCTAACACTTCAAATGTTAATGCAAATTCTGAAgagataaaagaaaacaaacctCCTACACAAGCAGAAGAAAAAGTTAACAATAATACATCTAAAATTGAAGAAGAGAAACCTACTAAGAAAATTGTTAAACCTAAAACAAATCCATTAAACATTGTTGGTGAAATTATAGAAAAACCTGAAAGAAAAATTGACCCAATATTAACAACTCCTGTTACTACTGCAATAGAAAAGGAAAACAAACCCAGTAAGAAGGTGCCACAGAAAAAGCAACCTTTAGTAACAGCACTAACTATTGAAGTTGAAAAATGTTTGGGTGAATGGTTCACACTGGACACTCTCCTGCTGTTATTTGGAGAAGAAAAAGTTAGAGAAATGGTTGCAGATAAAGGAGATTGTATAAGGGAATATCTGAATAACTATGCTAAAGGAATATTCTACAATTCTAATGTTTATGACCAATACCAAGCACTATGTAAGAAGCTCAACATGCTGGAGTTGGAAGATAGGAAGTTTGATAACCAGACTCTGAAGAGAGAGACCAAGCCTCTGCCAGATTACACAATGCTGCAGGAAGAGAGTAagaaaatgcaattaaaagtgAAAGCTTTCTTCTCTGGAGAGTTGGAAGTGCCAGAACCAGTGGCTGAGGAACCCATCCAGTCTTCAGAAGCAGTAGATGACGAAAACACAACAAACTTGCCTTTAGTAGACAAGAATTCACAGAATGCTTTGCGCAGAAGAATAGTTTGTCAACATTTGAACAAAGCATTGCCTGACATCCTCCGGTCTCTTGGTCTACTCAGTCTTTCTATAAGTTCTGATATTCGTTTGTTAgtgaatacttttaatttgaaggCAAATAACATAATGTTCAAGCCTATACAGTGGACACTGATAgccattatatttataaagcttTTGTCTCTTCGGGATAAGAGACTGGAGCATTTGTTGGAGCAGCCGACTGCATACCAGCACATGCAGTTGTTATTGCTTAGTTATAAACAAGATGGTGGTTACTTAGATAGACTTATATGTTGGCTTACTGATGTAGATAGGCTATTAGATACGAGTGATACACAATTGACTATAGAATAA